The Longimicrobiales bacterium region GCTGATCATGTCCGTCGTCGGCAGCTCGACGTTGATCGAGGCGGGCACGAAGCGGTCGTAGTAGGCGCGATCGTAGAAGAACGCACCGGTGAACGGATCGTAGAGCGGGTAGTAGCGCGACAGGTAGGGGGCGATGAGGAACCCTGTGCCCCTGAACCTGACGTCGACGTTCTCCGCGACATCGCCCTCGACACGATACGGAGGAATCGCGTTGAAGGTCTCGCCATTCGGGGCGACGAGCTGCATCTCGTTGTAACGGAGGCGCAATGGACGCTCACCGTTGTTGCTGATCTCGACCAGCAGCGGGATCGATTCCGCCTCGAGGTGTTTCGGTACGCCGTTCCACGCGCCGGCACGCGCTTCGACAGTCACACCTTCCACCGTGGCAGTCGCACCGCTGCCGCGTCCGGGTGGCGCCGCCTGCGCACCCGGCGCGGGTGCGAGGTCGGGTCGGTTTCCACTGCAGGCGATCAGGGATACTGCTGCAAGGGCGGAAAGGACGGATCGGTGATACATGATTCCCTCCTGGCCGTAGTACTGGCCGTTTCACCGCGGGTGAGGCCAGTCAGCGCAAGAGGAAGTCCCCGGGCGTGAATGCGCGGGACAGTAGCGCCCCGCGCACGTCAGGTGTGCATGCTTCTCAGGTTTTGGCCGCCGCCGGCCGTCCACTCTGCGCACTCGCCGCACGCCCGATCCGGACGTTGCCGCTCACGCGCCCTCCCTCGTCCATCTTGAAGCGAACCGCGTCGATATCCCCCTCGACGTCGCAGGTCGCGTGCAGCTCGAGCCGACCGGTCGTCGTGATCCCGCCGCGCACGCGACCGCCGATGATCGCGTCCCGGGCCTTGATGTCACCGTCGACCACCGCCTGC contains the following coding sequences:
- a CDS encoding polymer-forming cytoskeletal protein, which translates into the protein MFGRSEREDAAAEASTARPSSRDGAPVSLIGEGMTITGNITVDGTLRIEGNLKGNVDATQGVVMGPQAVVDGDIKARDAIIGGRVRGGITTTGRLELHATCDVEGDIDAVRFKMDEGGRVSGNVRIGRAASAQSGRPAAAKT